The Tenrec ecaudatus isolate mTenEca1 chromosome 6, mTenEca1.hap1, whole genome shotgun sequence genome has a window encoding:
- the IRAK4 gene encoding interleukin-1 receptor-associated kinase 4 isoform X3 — MPVLYLDQSRMPPDSSSAESESFGVSDTRFHSFSFYELKNVTNNFDERPLSAGGNKMGEGGFGVVYKGQVNDRTVAVKKLASMVDISTEELKQQFDQEIKVLAKCQHENLVELLGFSSDGDDLCLVYVYMPNGSLLDRLACLEGTPPLSWYLRCKIAQGTANGINFLHENHHIHRDVKSANILLDEKFTAKISDFGLARASEKFAQTIMTSRIVGTTAYMAPEALRGEITPKSDIYSFGVVLLEIITGLPAVDEHRDPQLLLDIKEEIEDEEKVIEDYVDMKMNDVDPSAVEAMYSVASQCLHEKKNKRPDIKKVQLLLQEMTPL; from the exons ATGCCAGTGCTGTATCTTGACCAAAGCCGTATGCCTCCTGACTCCTCGAGTGCGGAAAGTGAAAGTTTCGGAGTTAGTGACACAC GTTTTCACAGTTTTTCATTTTACGAATTGAAGAATGTCACAAATAACTTTGATGAGCGGCCGCTTTCCGCTGGTGGTAATAAAATGGGAGAAGGAGGATTTGGAGTTGTGTATAAAGGCCAAGTGAACGACAGAACCGTGGCAGTGAAGAAGCTGGCATCA ATGGTTGACATTAGTACTGAAGAACTGAAACAGCAGTTTGATCAAGAAATAAAAGTACTGGCAAA GTGTCAACATGAAAACCTAGTGGAACTCCTTGGCTTCTCCAGCGATGGTGATGATCTCTGCTTGGTCTACGTTTACATGCCCAACGGCTCATTGCTTGACAGACTCGCTTGTTTG GAGGGCACGCCACCCCTTTCTTGGTACCTGAGATGCAAGATTGCTCAAGGGACAGCTAACGGCATCAATTTTCTACATGAAAACCATCATATTCATAGAGATGTTAAAAG tGCAAATATATTACTAGATGAAAAGTTTACAGCCAAAATATCTGACTTTGGACTTGCACGGGCTTCTGAGAAGTTTGCCCAGACCATCATGACTAGCAGAATTGTGGGAACAACAGCTTATATGGCCCCTGAAGCTTTGCGAGGAGAAATCACACCCAAATCTGATATCTACAGCTTTGGTGTG GTTTTACTGGAAATTATAACTGGACTTCCAGCTGTGGATGAGCATCGTGATCCCCAATTATTG TTAGATATCAAAGAAGAAATCGAAGATGAAGAAAAGGTGATTGAGGATTACGTTGATATGAAGATGAACGACGTTGACCCCAGTGCAGTTGAAGCCATGTACTCTGTTGCTAGTCAGTGCCttcatgaaaagaaaaataaacggCCAGACATCAAGAAG GTTCAACTTCTGCTGCAAGAGATGACACCTCTATGA
- the IRAK4 gene encoding interleukin-1 receptor-associated kinase 4 isoform X2: MSKPITPSTYVRCLNFGIIRKLSDYIDPQEGWKKLAVAIKNPSGNDRYNQLHIRRFEALLLSGKSPTSELLFDWGTTNCTVGDLVDLLVQNEFLAPASLLLPDAVPRTVTTLPCPEAITAQQQQQAPFCDQDGPSAMPVLYLDQSRMPPDSSSAESESFGVSDTRFHSFSFYELKNVTNNFDERPLSAGGNKMGEGGFGVVYKGQVNDRTVAVKKLASMVDISTEELKQQFDQEIKVLAKCQHENLVELLGFSSDGDDLCLVYVYMPNGSLLDRLACLEGTPPLSWYLRCKIAQGTANGINFLHENHHIHRDVKSANILLDEKFTAKISDFGLARASEKFAQTIMTSRIVGTTAYMAPEALRGEITPKSDIYSFGVVLLEIITGLPAVDEHRDPQLLLDIKEEIEDEEKVIEDYVDMKMNDVDPSAVEAMYSVASQCLHEKKNKRPDIKKVQLLLQEMTPL; the protein is encoded by the exons ATGAGCAAACCCATAACGCCGTCAACATATGTGCGCTGTCTCAATTTTGGAATAATTAGAAAGCTGTCCGACTATATTGACCCTCAAGAAGGATGGAAGAAGTTAGCTGTAGCTATTAAAAATCCATCTGGGAACGATAGATACAATCAGCTTCATATAAG GCGATTTGAAGCATTGCTTCTGAGTGGAAAAAGCCCCACTTCTGAATTACTGTTTGACTGGGGCACCACAAATTGCACCGTTGGTGACCTCGTGGACCTTTTGGTACAAAACGAGTTTCTCGCCCCTGCAAGCCTTCTGCTCCCAG ATGCTGTTCCCAGAACTGTGACCACACTCCCTTGTCCAGAGGCTATAAccgctcagcagcagcagcaggccccTTTCTGTGACCAAGATGGACCTTCTGCGATGCCAGTGCTGTATCTTGACCAAAGCCGTATGCCTCCTGACTCCTCGAGTGCGGAAAGTGAAAGTTTCGGAGTTAGTGACACAC GTTTTCACAGTTTTTCATTTTACGAATTGAAGAATGTCACAAATAACTTTGATGAGCGGCCGCTTTCCGCTGGTGGTAATAAAATGGGAGAAGGAGGATTTGGAGTTGTGTATAAAGGCCAAGTGAACGACAGAACCGTGGCAGTGAAGAAGCTGGCATCA ATGGTTGACATTAGTACTGAAGAACTGAAACAGCAGTTTGATCAAGAAATAAAAGTACTGGCAAA GTGTCAACATGAAAACCTAGTGGAACTCCTTGGCTTCTCCAGCGATGGTGATGATCTCTGCTTGGTCTACGTTTACATGCCCAACGGCTCATTGCTTGACAGACTCGCTTGTTTG GAGGGCACGCCACCCCTTTCTTGGTACCTGAGATGCAAGATTGCTCAAGGGACAGCTAACGGCATCAATTTTCTACATGAAAACCATCATATTCATAGAGATGTTAAAAG tGCAAATATATTACTAGATGAAAAGTTTACAGCCAAAATATCTGACTTTGGACTTGCACGGGCTTCTGAGAAGTTTGCCCAGACCATCATGACTAGCAGAATTGTGGGAACAACAGCTTATATGGCCCCTGAAGCTTTGCGAGGAGAAATCACACCCAAATCTGATATCTACAGCTTTGGTGTG GTTTTACTGGAAATTATAACTGGACTTCCAGCTGTGGATGAGCATCGTGATCCCCAATTATTG TTAGATATCAAAGAAGAAATCGAAGATGAAGAAAAGGTGATTGAGGATTACGTTGATATGAAGATGAACGACGTTGACCCCAGTGCAGTTGAAGCCATGTACTCTGTTGCTAGTCAGTGCCttcatgaaaagaaaaataaacggCCAGACATCAAGAAG GTTCAACTTCTGCTGCAAGAGATGACACCTCTATGA
- the IRAK4 gene encoding interleukin-1 receptor-associated kinase 4 isoform X1 encodes MSKPITPSTYVRCLNFGIIRKLSDYIDPQEGWKKLAVAIKNPSGNDRYNQLHIRRFEALLLSGKSPTSELLFDWGTTNCTVGDLVDLLVQNEFLAPASLLLPADAVPRTVTTLPCPEAITAQQQQQAPFCDQDGPSAMPVLYLDQSRMPPDSSSAESESFGVSDTRFHSFSFYELKNVTNNFDERPLSAGGNKMGEGGFGVVYKGQVNDRTVAVKKLASMVDISTEELKQQFDQEIKVLAKCQHENLVELLGFSSDGDDLCLVYVYMPNGSLLDRLACLEGTPPLSWYLRCKIAQGTANGINFLHENHHIHRDVKSANILLDEKFTAKISDFGLARASEKFAQTIMTSRIVGTTAYMAPEALRGEITPKSDIYSFGVVLLEIITGLPAVDEHRDPQLLLDIKEEIEDEEKVIEDYVDMKMNDVDPSAVEAMYSVASQCLHEKKNKRPDIKKVQLLLQEMTPL; translated from the exons ATGAGCAAACCCATAACGCCGTCAACATATGTGCGCTGTCTCAATTTTGGAATAATTAGAAAGCTGTCCGACTATATTGACCCTCAAGAAGGATGGAAGAAGTTAGCTGTAGCTATTAAAAATCCATCTGGGAACGATAGATACAATCAGCTTCATATAAG GCGATTTGAAGCATTGCTTCTGAGTGGAAAAAGCCCCACTTCTGAATTACTGTTTGACTGGGGCACCACAAATTGCACCGTTGGTGACCTCGTGGACCTTTTGGTACAAAACGAGTTTCTCGCCCCTGCAAGCCTTCTGCTCCCAG CAGATGCTGTTCCCAGAACTGTGACCACACTCCCTTGTCCAGAGGCTATAAccgctcagcagcagcagcaggccccTTTCTGTGACCAAGATGGACCTTCTGCGATGCCAGTGCTGTATCTTGACCAAAGCCGTATGCCTCCTGACTCCTCGAGTGCGGAAAGTGAAAGTTTCGGAGTTAGTGACACAC GTTTTCACAGTTTTTCATTTTACGAATTGAAGAATGTCACAAATAACTTTGATGAGCGGCCGCTTTCCGCTGGTGGTAATAAAATGGGAGAAGGAGGATTTGGAGTTGTGTATAAAGGCCAAGTGAACGACAGAACCGTGGCAGTGAAGAAGCTGGCATCA ATGGTTGACATTAGTACTGAAGAACTGAAACAGCAGTTTGATCAAGAAATAAAAGTACTGGCAAA GTGTCAACATGAAAACCTAGTGGAACTCCTTGGCTTCTCCAGCGATGGTGATGATCTCTGCTTGGTCTACGTTTACATGCCCAACGGCTCATTGCTTGACAGACTCGCTTGTTTG GAGGGCACGCCACCCCTTTCTTGGTACCTGAGATGCAAGATTGCTCAAGGGACAGCTAACGGCATCAATTTTCTACATGAAAACCATCATATTCATAGAGATGTTAAAAG tGCAAATATATTACTAGATGAAAAGTTTACAGCCAAAATATCTGACTTTGGACTTGCACGGGCTTCTGAGAAGTTTGCCCAGACCATCATGACTAGCAGAATTGTGGGAACAACAGCTTATATGGCCCCTGAAGCTTTGCGAGGAGAAATCACACCCAAATCTGATATCTACAGCTTTGGTGTG GTTTTACTGGAAATTATAACTGGACTTCCAGCTGTGGATGAGCATCGTGATCCCCAATTATTG TTAGATATCAAAGAAGAAATCGAAGATGAAGAAAAGGTGATTGAGGATTACGTTGATATGAAGATGAACGACGTTGACCCCAGTGCAGTTGAAGCCATGTACTCTGTTGCTAGTCAGTGCCttcatgaaaagaaaaataaacggCCAGACATCAAGAAG GTTCAACTTCTGCTGCAAGAGATGACACCTCTATGA